aaaaacaaaacgagtaagaaaaaaaatgtcattaaATCTTGActaagaaaaaattggagatgaaatattgaaaaatgaaacatatCGTAtgttcacatcatcatcatcatcatcgtcttcgTTATCATCACATCAACACTGAAAACACTTTCACTGTCAAAttataaagaaaattgaagaaaaaaaaacgatttttcACTTTAAATTCTATTCAAAGTTTTATTCagtttatttgatgattatgatctttgaataattatcgtcgacatcattatcatcatcatcatcaattcgtCAGATTCgatattcttgtttttttttaattatttgttttcatcaaaaattcgTTGATCCTCGTTGTTTACATTGAGAattgcaattttttgttgttgttgtttttgtttttgtttttgttggttttttttgcgaaataagaaaattatttttttttctcaatttaaCCGGTTATTTCCAGTGTAGCTAAAAAGGGAGGATTCTTGCTAATTCTATGCTTGTACTCGTCATCAtgtctttaaaaaaaatccatttatttcatcatcaagctttatggtcaacaacaatattcgatgatttgaaaagtagtaaagcaaacaaaaaataaaaaaggaaattttttttttgataagaTTTGTACCATAAAATGATCTCTGATATCATACCATACAATTCTCATTGAAATTTGGTTGACTTTTCAACTTTTGATTTAgtccaatgataatgattatgatgatgatgatatgactTGATTGACTTGAATGTCAAGTTTTTAGCCTATTTACCGGTTTGAATCCGTTGCGAaagaaataattgaaataaaaattcaagtattttctttttttttcgaaaaattattaaatagtttgatgattaaaatcttcaaaatgacaatgtcattgtcattgctATATTGAACACTATTAATATTtaccatttatttattgaatttcaaatttatcgatcatttttttttattattatttcattaattcaaccaaaataattcttttcatcaagatattatcattatcatcattcatgtgatgacgtaaatttttttacccGGAATATCATATGAGGCTTAATAGGCATGATGAATGTTCGCAATCGATCATTCACGCACAcagaaacacaaacaaacaaacacagagagaaattttttttttgcgaaaaaaaaattttttcattgaaatcacGCATTCAACTActagatgttttttttgctttgttcgttgacttttgtttttgttttttttttaattatcagTAATGTTTTCTATTCCGTTTTTGAggatttgttcattcatttaggATTACAAACTCGATAATGTCGATtgtcgattgatgatttttgcaATTTCAAGATTCTCGATTTTACTTTTATCGTTGTCTTTTACTTGTATTCGATAAAGTCGATTATTTTTCCTCATAACCGGtacagagagagaaagagagaaaaaaaaatccggacatgttgaatttcaaattaatatCGAGTTTTTCTATGATCAAATCAAGAATAGTAGTGAAAACCAAATTGAGAAGcaaataatttcaaagaaatgagatgaaaaaaagcaaaagaatAATCGGagagattaaaaaaaaaatgaaaatggaaatattttcattttcttcagaTTTACCCCGTTCATGGAATTCCTgggagagaaaaattttccacaGATTTTAGACATTCacgcacacgcacacataaAGTACAttcagtcaaaaaaaaaaatttaattttaattgtttttagtttatcgtttgaatttttcactaCAAAGTGGGGTTCCATTCAAATATTTGTGTacttgaaaataaaatctgtACCATTTCCACtaaatccatcatcaatcagTTATTTTGACTATTCTGGCTTTAactttaataatttttcacatcaaacaaaacaaactttttttttgtattctgGATTTTGATACcaatcaacacacacacataacagTACCCGAAATAACTATGGTTTCCAAGAAGAAACCAAGGACAAAAaacattgcaaaaaaaaacttttttttgctccccaaaaaaacaagtgtaaatttatttatttttttttgatcctttccaccatcatcatctcttGATTCCAAATTCACGTTGCAAAATATGaccaaatataatgatgatcacagaGATGGtaataaacaatgaaaattattcaactTGAACTTGTTtcttgtcattcattcatatttagtatcatttggttgttttttatcattaaaatgatcattttttctctctttttttgctatcttaaaataataaatttttttccccagtAATTTCTTCATGCAAAATTCGCTTATTTACCTTTCAATCAACACTAGCagttaaaaaaagaaagaaaaacaaataaagggtagaaaaaatggaaacaaatcGAAAATAGTGGAAATAATGTCAACTTGAAGATAAAGTAGaaacattattcatttttcattctcatccagcataataataatgtaataaagataaaaaaataaacctttttttcaccagatctttattctattcatttgtgaaaaaaaacaaaaaaaaattgaaaatttaatcaaacactgaatttggttattattatcattatcattattactgATGGAAGAACTACAAACTAAACAAATCGATCGGATCCATGGTTGTTGTCAAGGTATTATTacatttatgatgatcatggttACCCCAGATCCAGGTAGAACAGAAATACATGTCTGGAACTTTCTCacctaacaaaaaaaaattttttaaaccGATGTAAAACGGTATTATTAAGCGGgttttccaataaaaaaaaaatttttatttcttgttcTTTTCGACCCTTTTCTGACAACtctaatgtgtgtgtgtggtaaccagaatagaaaatcaacccaaaaaaaaacaaaacaatggtGTAAGAAATTCTAGAGAAATAATTTTATGAGttctgtcatcatcatataatatttcagaattgacaatttttttctgtttttatttttctttaaacggtaatgatgatgatgacaacgacaagaaaaaaaaaatgaaatgaaatgaagtTCGAATGGCCCCACATAATAttattttcctttttttttgttttgcctGCTATTTTCGTTATATATTCCATTGAATTTACAACAAATGTAAGAATGCAAGAAAAACATAAAACTCAtctctttattttttgttttactttttccacgtaaaaaaaacacgaatttcttattcagaaaaaaaatggggaAACATGATCCAAGTTCCAAGAtcgtggtttttttttgccatgtGAATAAGGGTGGTGAGAAAAGAgcgagcaaaaaaaaacaaaagaatcaGCAGTTGTTTctaaaattgattgttaaCCTTTCTGTTTAATTTATcgtgaaatttatttattttttttgtcgttgttgttcattttaaaagtttttgttcggaatttttttttcactctttcaatcgattttggcttctttttctgtgtgtgtgtctgtcaCATTCTTTGGAACAAAATACTTAAGCAATTACCATTGCTTAATTGGACCATTTTTTcctcgttttttgttgttgttgttgttgttgatcatcattcattagaaaaaaaattgcataaaaaattaaacttttcaaacaaacaaacaaacaaaaaaaaaacaaaattttttccattcattttgtcgacgtcgttgttgtcgtcgacGAGAATTCGTGTACCAGAATGTCGTGTACCagaatttaattgaaattcttgatAGATCCCAACTTTAGTAGTAAAGAacgaaactaaaaaaaaaatccaaagaatctgaatttttttcttcttcttgtcgattcttgattctttATTCCTGTccatttattgtttattaGATATTATTGGTAAGTTTTTCCATGTTTTATAAATATTCTAATGTTccaaaaatcataaaatttaCACACATGtattttgtcatcaatgaaaaatcaatgttattgccacacacacacaaaaaaaaccctttttttcgtttgattcaTCAGATGACTTGTTATTTTaccaatcaataatcatcatcatcagcgaaatgaaatcataatTTTGAGTTGTACAAGTACACATATAGTAATgacgtttgttttttttttggattaacAACTCAGAATTATAATCCGggttttctctctctgtgtgtgtttattaaatgtcacatttttctttctcatctAGGATTCTATTCTAATTCCtactttctttttcttttggtaaGATAATCACTTCACTtttctttatcttttttttgattgaatggttatttttttttctcactgaTCCAATTGAGACCAAAttattcggttttttttcacaatgcCATACATGAGAGGGaaatattatatttataaattcGTGAAAATTAATTACAATTTTCAGCATGAAAACGCCTACactaaaaatgattttttttccagaattttcgactgaaaaatcaaattcgtgtatatataaatgatcattttgatgcaagaatttttctcatttattttttattgtttttatgaTTCTCTACTGAAATTCATATccgaatatttttgttgttgttgttgttgttgttttttttccagaaaatTTTACTTTGATTAAATGTGTgacatcgaaaaaaaacatcacattcataaacaatgtgcgtgtgtgtttgtttgtgtccTGATTTATAGTGCAAATGTATGACATTCACAATATTCcaattaataatttgttgattgttcGATTATCGTTAATCGTCGTTATATattaaatgtttgttttctggtgtaacgaaaaaaaattcaacaaaaacaacacgaaaaaaaaacaaaggaTTTACTGGGAAAAATATCTGTGTTTCGATTGCTGTTGCGGTTtgatttcttgtttttttccccgTACAACAAAACTATTGaataccaaaaaacaaatattctCTTGTATTGTTCAAAGGAATTTACATTCATTCTTGATGGCGATAGCGATGTATGGTTGGATTTACCTCATATAATTATCATGAGACAATTTTTCCGTTTGTTGTCCATTTGTTGAtattaatcaacaaattattgtcaattttgtCGAACAtcgaactttttttttggttgttgctTTAATTCGTATTCGcctctttcatttttttttccaattgattgattgatttccgtcattgatgatgataatgatgattatgtcaTTGTCGTCCTcttaattgattaatcaatttgttttttttttcgttttctgtttgttcaccagaaacaaaaaaaaactgaaaattttttttttcaaatcaatttatttgtcagattatcatcacaacaacgatgacatACTAGCCACTTTGCACTCGGAAACAAAAGTggtttcagaatttttttttcgcagaTTACGAATGTAGAATGAAGTAAAAACGATgcaatcattcaatatgaATCATGTCGATTCTGTCCTATTCACATagacaattcattcattcattcattcaagagAATGAATCAGAcattttcatcgtcattcTCTTTGTTAACGATgaaacagattttttttgttcacaaacTCAGAATCATAACATCAATCATTCGTccttgttttgaatttttatttttctcatttccattttctatCCTATTCATCCACATTATATTCAGGATTTAAATATTCATCCTGAGattatctctctctctctctccctcaCTCACTcattattagttttttttctcattttactGCTTGCTGTTTTGATttacatatatatgaatttccGGTTTTGTTTCTGATTTCAAGTACTTATcgcatttttattttaaaaatttttgtcgtAATATTTGCctgtgatggtggtggtggtggtggtggttttggTGGTGACTATGATGATAGCTACTGTccttttttaaaaaaaaaattattgtcctcgaattatttgaaaggaaatcaaaatgtaatgtcgtcgttgtttatttgtcttttttttgttttcacaaatcattttttgtttttgttttatttaatgatttgacatttaaaactttaatttttctttttcttcttcattttatGGCCATTAtgtaattattgattgtgttttcatttgtgtgtgtgtgtgtgggtgtgaaATTCTCATTTATTTCCAGTCGACATTAAAtcttatttattgttttttttgttgttgttctatttttatcataaatTTTCTATAGATTgcttcattcaataatttgccggaataatcataattatccaCCAATAATTGCCATCAAATTATATCATTGATATTATCGTCAAACGCCGGTATTTTCAAGGAATTTCACAAGaaccaaatcaaaatcattattattttcttttttttccagaataatttaaaaaaataaattctacaACTTTACTACAACAACAGttttgatcgatttattcaaaatgtgGACTGTACAAAGTAATCTGCCTGAAGAATTACAACATCAAATTAGTTTAGTCTATGGTACAGATGTATTTCCATTAGAAGTACGTACAATATTAGGTGAATGGATTGAAAAACAACCATGGTCAAAAATTGCAACAGAATTATGTCCAGAAACCGAAGCATTAGCAACAGCATTGCAACAAgaatttatattgaaaataaattcattagcTCATACATTGGATAATAATCAGCTCAAATATCGTTTAACACAAGTTGCATTTAGCGCACAACATCGTAATCCAGTTGAATTGGCTagtattatttattattcattacaGAAAGAATCACGAATAATGAGCTATGCTCAAAgtgtaagtttttttcctgaaaaatttcatccaaatccaaataattaattgtgataattttttatattttaaattgaaacaaaaaaaagtgtttaTTGGATACGAAACCACCAAGACCAATGCAAGATTCATTTCAAGAAATTAATCGTGACATACAAAGGATTCGTAAAGATTTAACCGAAACAGATGAAATTATAAGACAAACGTTCCAGGATCAAGAACAATTAATTGTCAATTATCAGGAACGGCAAAAAACACAAGCATTATTACAGAATGCTCAAACAAATGAACGtgcaaaaataatgaaacaattagATGTACAGGAGACCAGTTTGCAAACATCTACCGAAACATTAATGAAACAAAGATCCGAATTATTGGATCGTTTACGTGAATGTAGTAATGcaataaatattttaatgACAAAAGTATTGGATACAGAATTAGCTAATTGGCATCGTGGTCAACAATTATTAGGAAATGGTGTTATCTATACTGGTTATACATTGGATGATATACAGGATTGGTGTGAAGCATTAGCCGATTTTATATGGCAAAATCGTTTACAAATAAAACGTATGCAAATAACATGTACAAACTATAGTCCAAATCAATATCTAAATGATAGTTTGTATAATCTAATGGATGCAAACACTGTCATGTTGAATCGTTTAGTAAAGAATACGTTtgtgattgaaaaacaacCACCACAAGTCATGAAAACGAATACACGTTTTACGGCCACCGTTAGATTATTGGTTGGATGTAAATTAAATCTACATCTAGCACCACCGAATGTATCGGTACACATTATTAGTGAACATCAGGCGGCATTATTAAGCAATGTGGCCgataattcattatcattcatacaGAATGAATCGGCCGCAGGTGAAATTCTTAATAATGTTGGCATTATGGAATATCATGCCGCCACCACTCACCTAAGTGTCCATTTTCGTAATATGCAAttaaaaaagattaaaaGAACCGAAAAGAAAGGTACCGAATCTGttatggatgaaaaatttgccCTATTATTTAATTCACGTTTCACTATAAGTCAAGAATTTGGTGATATGCCAGTCAGAGTAAGTTTTCTGGAAGAAAGTTATTCAcattttaattatttcagaaaatttttttctattccaaTCTAATttaattcttgtttttttctcttttctttgaaaaattcttgaaatatttttcattattatttgcagATTCCATGTTGCGTTCAAACATTCTCATTACCGGTGGTTGTAATCGTACATGGTAATCAAGAACCACATGCACATGCTACAATCACCTGGGATAATGCATTCGCTGAACaggtaggaaaaaaaagaatttcaaaattattgaatgattaattaatttatgattttttttctctcacaaATTCAGAGACGAACATCGTTCATTGTACCAGATAAAGTTCCATTCTATCGTGTTGGTGAAGTACTAagtcaaaaattcattgcaaATGTTGGTAAAGGTTTAAGTCAAGATAATCTAAGATTTTTGGCTGCAAAAGCATTACGTACGAATAATGTTCCCGATTTGAATGTATTGATTACGTGGAGTCAATTCAGTAAAGAACCATTGCCGGATCGTAATTTTACATTTTGGGAATggttttattcaatattgaaaataactAAAGAACATTTACGACCATTATGGAATGATAATCTAATACATGGTTTTATTAGCCGTACAGAAACGGCAAATATTCTATCACAATCAGCGATGGGAACATTTTTATTACGATTTTCTGATTCCGAACAAGGCGGTCTAACCGTAGCATGGAAAGGAAAATCACCAGAAGATAATACAATTGGTTGTTTTATGTTACAGCCATTTAATGCAAAAGATTTGGGCATACGTTCATTAGCTGATCGtttaaatgatttaaaaaatctAACACATCTATATCCAGATACACCGAAAGATGTTGTATTCTCTAAATATTATACACCGATTGGtgaaacaacgaaaacaactaCCGGTTATGTTAAACCAGTTCTGGTCACTTGTGTGCCTGGGtattattgatattttgttaattcattcattcattattttcaatcattttctttcatttcttttataTTTACTTTTAATTTAACTTTGTTATTTATTCTTTGATTctattttgttgataatcaaacaataatttctaattttaataatttcctttgaaaaaaaatatataaaattctcattctcattctgtctttgttcttttttgtctcatttttttttctttcatttatcCTATTCATTTGGTTGTTGTCTATTTGTTTCGGGTattgttaatgttgttgataatcataaaacatatgcaaaattttccaaatatCGCGACCAAATATTCTAAATCATCAATCCACTTGTTCGTTGACCACATAGTCTATCTGCAATGTCATTGGAATCATTTCCAAATacaccacaatc
This is a stretch of genomic DNA from Dermatophagoides farinae isolate YC_2012a chromosome 6, ASM2471394v1, whole genome shotgun sequence. It encodes these proteins:
- the LOC124493335 gene encoding signal transducer and activator of transcription 5A isoform X1; this translates as MWTVQSNLPEELQHQISLVYGTDVFPLEVRTILGEWIEKQPWSKIATELCPETEALATALQQEFILKINSLAHTLDNNQLKYRLTQVAFSAQHRNPVELASIIYYSLQKESRIMSYAQSCLLDTKPPRPMQDSFQEINRDIQRIRKDLTETDEIIRQTFQDQEQLIVNYQERQKTQALLQNAQTNERAKIMKQLDVQETSLQTSTETLMKQRSELLDRLRECSNAINILMTKVLDTELANWHRGQQLLGNGVIYTGYTLDDIQDWCEALADFIWQNRLQIKRMQITCTNYSPNQYLNDSLYNLMDANTVMLNRLVKNTFVIEKQPPQVMKTNTRFTATVRLLVGCKLNLHLAPPNVSVHIISEHQAALLSNVADNSLSFIQNESAAGEILNNVGIMEYHAATTHLSVHFRNMQLKKIKRTEKKGTESVMDEKFALLFNSRFTISQEFGDMPVRIPCCVQTFSLPVVVIVHGNQEPHAHATITWDNAFAEQRRTSFIVPDKVPFYRVGEVLSQKFIANVGKGLSQDNLRFLAAKALRTNNVPDLNVLITWSQFSKEPLPDRNFTFWEWFYSILKITKEHLRPLWNDNLIHGFISRTETANILSQSAMGTFLLRFSDSEQGGLTVAWKGKSPEDNTIGCFMLQPFNAKDLGIRSLADRLNDLKNLTHLYPDTPKDVVFSKYYTPIGETTKTTTGYVKPVLVTCVPGLSAMSLESFPNTPQSSLQPHSPGDSNSMPFDSNTTSMDCTTVKQNGIHTTPPPPQSSSTTIQSSSSSSSTTTSSSSSSSITNNNISADGHHHHQHHHHHHHLHHSHHHNNQHHLNNHHHNHNLNPNPNNNHHHHHHHNSTSNTNSTTLPSSFEIMSYLHDSNAASSSSSSAAATASLVPIDFSSDGYNY
- the LOC124493335 gene encoding signal transducer and activator of transcription 5A isoform X2, producing MWTVQSNLPEELQHQISLVYGTDVFPLEVRTILGEWIEKQPWSKIATELCPETEALATALQQEFILKINSLAHTLDNNQLKYRLTQVAFSAQHRNPVELASIIYYSLQKESRIMSYAQSCLLDTKPPRPMQDSFQEINRDIQRIRKDLTETDEIIRQTFQDQEQLIVNYQERQKTQALLQNAQTNERAKIMKQLDVQETSLQTSTETLMKQRSELLDRLRECSNAINILMTKVLDTELANWHRGQQLLGNGVIYTGYTLDDIQDWCEALADFIWQNRLQIKRMQITCTNYSPNQYLNDSLYNLMDANTVMLNRLVKNTFVIEKQPPQVMKTNTRFTATVRLLVGCKLNLHLAPPNVSVHIISEHQAALLSNVADNSLSFIQNESAAGEILNNVGIMEYHAATTHLSVHFRNMQLKKIKRTEKKGTESVMDEKFALLFNSRFTISQEFGDMPVRIPCCVQTFSLPVVVIVHGNQEPHAHATITWDNAFAEQRRTSFIVPDKVPFYRVGEVLSQKFIANVGKGLSQDNLRFLAAKALRTNNVPDLNVLITWSQFSKEPLPDRNFTFWEWFYSILKITKEHLRPLWNDNLIHGFISRTETANILSQSAMGTFLLRFSDSEQGGLTVAWKGKSPEDNTIGCFMLQPFNAKDLGIRSLADRLNDLKNLTHLYPDTPKDVVFSKYYTPIGETTKTTTGYVKPVLVTCVPGLSAMSLESFPNTPQSSLQPHSPGDSNSMPFDSNTTSMDCTTVKVTGFHMV